From Sporosarcina sp. Te-1, the proteins below share one genomic window:
- a CDS encoding NUDIX hydrolase — MGYIEEIRKLVGHRPMIFVGSVLVAIDGQGRILMQQRKFPEGVWGLPGGLMELGESTEDVARRELFEETGLSVGDLSLINVYSGPDQYIKAANGDEFYVVTAAYYSTSITGKLVVDPKESLAYEYFLPNELPNNIVGSHRTILDEFLRIYERERVKTGR, encoded by the coding sequence ATGGGTTACATAGAAGAAATTAGAAAACTGGTTGGGCATCGGCCTATGATTTTTGTCGGCTCCGTGCTTGTGGCAATTGACGGGCAAGGCCGGATTTTAATGCAACAACGGAAATTTCCCGAAGGGGTTTGGGGTCTTCCAGGAGGCTTGATGGAACTTGGTGAATCGACTGAAGACGTGGCGAGGCGGGAACTGTTTGAGGAGACGGGTTTATCGGTCGGAGATTTATCACTCATCAATGTCTATTCGGGTCCTGATCAATACATAAAAGCTGCGAACGGAGACGAATTCTACGTAGTGACGGCGGCTTATTATTCAACCTCTATTACAGGAAAGCTTGTTGTGGATCCAAAAGAATCTCTGGCGTACGAATACTTTCTACCGAATGAACTGCCAAATAATATAGTCGGAAGCCATCGAACTATATTGGATGAATTTTTACGGATATATGAGCGTGAGCGAGTTAAAACAGGGAGATAA
- the dnaN gene encoding DNA polymerase III subunit beta translates to MDFIIQKKLFASLVSEVVKVCPAQSVLPALTGLKIEAGENGVTLTGGNAELFIEKTIPLQAEGETVLQVLEQGSGLVPAKHFAELIKKLPESIRISLKESQITVASGDIKTKLPGFSDAVYPELPDFHVMQSIELPFGKLKEAIGQTVFAVAKHDSKPVLTGVNLLVERDRLICTATDSHRLAQSVVSAVSTMAESFVVPSRALSELYSLKVPETALIRISNNSQFAIFQCENTILYSVLLEGMYPKTESLLPTEFVTTIVLNTEQFRAGIDRACLFSGEWKHNNVQLEIVSQDQLKIASKSTAIGELEEVQNIHLAEGQLPVQMTFDGKYLLEALKGINSERIMIGFNGLMKPVLIRPENHHSTIQLLSPLRA, encoded by the coding sequence ATGGATTTTATCATACAGAAAAAATTGTTTGCATCCCTCGTTTCTGAGGTCGTTAAGGTTTGTCCGGCACAAAGTGTCTTGCCGGCTCTCACTGGCTTAAAGATTGAAGCGGGAGAAAACGGAGTGACTTTGACAGGCGGCAATGCAGAATTATTTATTGAAAAGACCATCCCTCTTCAAGCGGAAGGGGAAACTGTTTTGCAAGTATTGGAACAAGGCAGTGGACTAGTTCCAGCGAAACATTTCGCGGAACTGATAAAGAAGTTGCCTGAATCCATTCGGATCTCATTGAAGGAATCTCAAATAACGGTGGCATCGGGAGACATTAAAACAAAGCTGCCTGGTTTTAGCGATGCAGTATATCCGGAACTTCCTGACTTCCACGTGATGCAATCTATTGAATTGCCATTCGGCAAGTTGAAGGAAGCCATTGGACAAACCGTATTTGCTGTAGCAAAACATGATTCGAAGCCTGTCTTGACCGGGGTGAATTTACTGGTGGAAAGAGACCGGCTTATCTGCACTGCCACCGATTCACATCGCTTGGCCCAGTCTGTAGTCTCCGCAGTTTCCACTATGGCAGAGAGTTTTGTCGTTCCAAGTAGAGCGTTGTCGGAACTATACAGTTTGAAGGTGCCTGAAACAGCTCTAATCCGAATAAGTAATAATAGTCAGTTTGCCATCTTCCAATGCGAGAACACAATTCTTTATTCTGTTTTGCTGGAGGGGATGTACCCGAAGACGGAATCCTTGCTGCCGACTGAATTTGTCACGACAATCGTTTTGAATACAGAACAATTTAGAGCGGGTATCGATCGGGCTTGCCTTTTCTCAGGTGAGTGGAAGCATAATAATGTCCAGTTGGAAATCGTGTCACAAGACCAACTGAAAATAGCATCCAAATCAACGGCCATCGGTGAACTGGAAGAAGTCCAGAACATTCATCTGGCGGAAGGCCAATTGCCGGTTCAGATGACCTTCGACGGAAAATATTTGTTAGAAGCATTAAAAGGAATAAACAGTGAGAGAATCATGATTGGTTTCAATGGTTTAATGAAGCCGGTTTTAATCCGGCCAGAGAACCATCATTCCACGATTCAATTATTATCTCCCCTGCGTGCATAA
- a CDS encoding N-acetyltransferase, which translates to MSVTIENPRNIRELAFFLAEVNKRPAYHVGYCGEKTDEIIDALLHDFSDVKWSQSFKVAYDSDRIIGALGFDVDLTDQSAEVWGPFVLEEDLELAGTLWDVLYETVVDQVKHFHFFYPEQNETIKRFIAKQGGAVKGGHVVLSAQKGEHSTVVSDDIEMYEASYWTSFQALHNESFPQTYYDAETICNRLNEYNQLLLLTTADEQIKGYVYVEADPLHQSGSIEYIAVSSAFQKQGIGTRLLQEALVRLFAFEEINEIRLCVSTSNAVAIRLYKAAGFYPKQELIHSVITTEGR; encoded by the coding sequence ATGAGCGTAACAATTGAGAATCCCCGGAATATCAGAGAGCTGGCTTTCTTTTTGGCCGAAGTAAACAAGAGGCCAGCTTATCATGTTGGCTATTGCGGGGAAAAGACAGATGAAATCATAGATGCGCTACTTCATGATTTTTCAGATGTGAAGTGGTCGCAATCCTTCAAAGTCGCCTATGATTCCGATCGGATTATCGGAGCACTCGGTTTCGATGTTGACTTGACGGATCAAAGTGCGGAAGTATGGGGACCGTTCGTGTTGGAGGAGGATTTAGAGCTAGCGGGAACTTTATGGGATGTTCTATACGAAACCGTCGTGGATCAAGTGAAACATTTTCATTTTTTCTATCCGGAACAAAATGAAACAATAAAGAGGTTCATCGCCAAGCAAGGCGGTGCCGTAAAAGGTGGACATGTAGTATTGTCGGCGCAAAAAGGTGAACATTCAACAGTTGTGTCTGACGATATCGAAATGTACGAAGCGTCCTATTGGACAAGTTTCCAGGCACTTCATAACGAGTCGTTCCCTCAAACTTATTATGATGCTGAAACCATTTGCAACAGGCTGAATGAATACAATCAGCTCCTCCTCCTCACTACGGCTGACGAACAGATCAAGGGGTATGTATACGTGGAGGCAGATCCTCTACACCAGAGCGGATCCATTGAATACATTGCCGTTTCGAGCGCCTTTCAAAAACAAGGGATTGGGACCCGGCTGCTACAAGAAGCATTGGTACGTTTGTTTGCATTTGAAGAAATTAATGAAATAAGGCTTTGTGTCAGTACTTCGAATGCAGTGGCGATCAGATTATATAAGGCAGCCGGTTTTTATCCAAAACAAGAATTGATCCATAGTGTGATTACAACAGAGGGACGGTGA
- a CDS encoding DUF402 domain-containing protein, whose protein sequence is MLKRKFGSRYDWKRILRRGYAEKYFETADFEGYVTLLQMHEVKEPLVKVYGGTPVCIVDEGYSWLQHFPANQRYSVTTVFDASDQIVQWYIDICKVNGYCETNGPWMDDLFLDLIYLPSGRLIEKDADELEAAHSERIITSEEYSQAWDDFNKLKQAILKNQLRLLELTKVHFQELALTCNRKIE, encoded by the coding sequence TTGTTAAAAAGGAAATTTGGAAGCCGTTACGATTGGAAACGGATTCTCAGGCGCGGATATGCGGAGAAATATTTCGAGACAGCAGATTTTGAAGGCTATGTAACACTCTTGCAAATGCATGAAGTGAAGGAACCACTTGTAAAAGTTTATGGTGGGACACCCGTTTGTATCGTGGATGAAGGATATAGCTGGTTACAGCATTTCCCGGCCAATCAACGGTATTCTGTCACAACGGTATTCGATGCTTCGGACCAAATTGTCCAGTGGTATATCGATATTTGTAAAGTCAATGGCTACTGCGAAACGAATGGTCCATGGATGGACGATTTGTTCCTTGATCTGATCTACTTGCCGTCAGGAAGGCTAATTGAAAAAGATGCAGATGAACTAGAAGCAGCACATTCAGAGAGGATTATTACCTCCGAAGAGTATTCCCAGGCTTGGGATGATTTTAATAAGCTAAAGCAGGCAATTCTAAAAAATCAGTTGAGATTGCTGGAATTAACAAAAGTACATTTTCAGGAATTAGCTTTGACTTGCAATCGAAAAATAGAATAG
- a CDS encoding nucleotidyltransferase family protein — MQSREDILLAIEEDEWMMSILRTVRTIDLPDWWICAGFVRSKIWDVLHGFEKRTPLADIDVIYFDSPNVDESFEKEWEHKLRLDHPNEPWSVKNQARMHLRNQLPPYRCAADAISKFPETATALGVKLDDAGSLELCMPHGLKDVLNCRVAATPFFSRSKERMRVFDTRMNEKNWPAVWSNVQIDHYHI; from the coding sequence ATGCAGTCTAGGGAGGATATCCTCTTAGCCATTGAAGAGGATGAATGGATGATGTCCATTTTACGGACTGTGAGGACGATCGATCTGCCGGATTGGTGGATTTGCGCAGGCTTCGTTCGCTCGAAAATCTGGGATGTATTGCATGGTTTTGAAAAAAGGACTCCTTTAGCGGATATTGACGTCATTTATTTCGATTCCCCTAACGTCGATGAAAGCTTCGAAAAGGAATGGGAACACAAGCTGCGGCTTGACCACCCAAATGAGCCGTGGTCCGTAAAGAATCAAGCCCGAATGCATCTTCGGAATCAACTTCCGCCTTACCGTTGTGCGGCAGATGCGATCTCCAAATTTCCGGAAACTGCGACCGCCCTCGGGGTCAAATTGGATGATGCAGGAAGCCTAGAGTTATGCATGCCACATGGGCTCAAGGATGTGCTGAATTGCCGAGTGGCTGCCACACCGTTTTTTAGTCGATCCAAAGAACGGATGCGGGTCTTTGACACAAGGATGAACGAAAAAAATTGGCCTGCTGTTTGGAGCAACGTCCAAATTGATCATTACCACATTTAA
- a CDS encoding GNAT family N-acetyltransferase, whose product MNYTVERLRELDEADIERLRQESEKEGYRFLSRLVQEYMDGSNRFEAPGEALFCVLDEDGNIVGVGGLNRSPYNPNGHVARLRRFYVLSDARRNGVGSLLLKAILHHAAPHFDEITLRTESSKADAFYRANGFACDESESETTHIYRLKKEH is encoded by the coding sequence ATGAACTATACAGTTGAACGGTTGCGAGAACTAGACGAAGCTGATATCGAGCGTTTACGACAAGAAAGCGAAAAAGAGGGATATCGATTTTTATCTAGGCTGGTTCAAGAGTATATGGATGGCTCGAATCGCTTTGAAGCTCCTGGTGAGGCGCTATTCTGTGTCTTGGATGAGGACGGGAACATAGTAGGCGTAGGAGGACTCAATCGGTCACCTTATAATCCGAATGGTCATGTGGCGAGATTGCGGAGATTTTATGTGTTGTCAGATGCCCGACGTAATGGCGTGGGTTCTTTACTTTTGAAAGCGATCTTACATCATGCCGCCCCTCATTTTGATGAGATTACGCTTCGGACTGAATCATCCAAGGCAGATGCATTCTATCGGGCAAATGGGTTTGCATGTGACGAATCAGAATCGGAAACTACTCATATTTATCGATTGAAGAAGGAACATTGA
- a CDS encoding DUF2087 domain-containing protein, with translation MSEKFQSTPEEREKVLKSYFRYGLDGPLDTFPSKEKRKYIIAQEIIKRFEKDTIYTEKEVNDILKQVYYDFATIRRFFVDNGLMRRSEDGKSYWIEGEDHGSKVESEQGTVHPLAQ, from the coding sequence TTGAGTGAAAAATTTCAAAGTACACCTGAAGAACGCGAAAAGGTGCTAAAAAGTTATTTCCGCTATGGCTTGGATGGTCCGCTGGATACTTTTCCTAGTAAAGAGAAGCGAAAGTATATTATTGCGCAAGAAATAATCAAAAGATTTGAAAAGGATACGATCTATACAGAAAAAGAAGTAAATGACATCCTTAAACAAGTCTATTACGATTTCGCAACCATCCGTCGATTTTTCGTTGATAACGGATTGATGAGAAGAAGCGAGGATGGAAAGAGCTACTGGATAGAAGGTGAAGACCATGGAAGTAAGGTTGAATCCGAGCAAGGAACAGTACATCCCCTTGCTCAATAA
- a CDS encoding NUDIX hydrolase, which yields MKWNVMHSEYLFKTPFGNLRNDSCQMADGTIINDYYVNEYADWVNAIVLTQENEIVLVEQYRHPGNGLFLEIPAGKMEDGETWEQAIIREVREETGYVSEKPPIQLGEFMVNPATQTNKVITFLIRDAQKKYEQELDDTERILVKRYPFDEMERMISSKQITQLFSVSAYYLAKNHLMASADGKDLFLTKNGS from the coding sequence ATGAAATGGAACGTGATGCATTCGGAGTACCTTTTTAAGACCCCGTTTGGCAATTTGCGTAATGATTCGTGTCAAATGGCGGATGGAACGATCATAAACGATTACTATGTGAACGAATATGCGGATTGGGTGAACGCTATTGTGCTAACACAGGAAAATGAAATCGTGTTGGTCGAGCAGTATCGACATCCTGGAAACGGCTTGTTTCTTGAGATTCCGGCAGGAAAAATGGAAGATGGAGAAACGTGGGAACAAGCGATCATCCGGGAAGTGCGGGAAGAGACAGGATATGTGTCAGAGAAGCCTCCAATCCAACTTGGAGAATTTATGGTCAACCCCGCTACGCAGACAAATAAGGTCATCACCTTCCTTATAAGGGACGCACAGAAGAAATACGAGCAGGAATTGGACGACACAGAGCGGATTCTCGTAAAGCGATATCCATTTGACGAGATGGAACGGATGATTTCCTCTAAACAGATTACCCAATTATTTTCCGTCAGTGCGTACTATTTGGCGAAAAATCATCTAATGGCGTCTGCTGATGGAAAAGATCTGTTCCTGACGAAGAACGGCAGCTGA